One genomic window of Aminivibrio pyruvatiphilus includes the following:
- a CDS encoding YbjN domain-containing protein: MHKFPLFKDGINEALLKSVEQKTDAWLKELFDEGDLTKVDNITSFSFGSATIQVMVVPWHSEDVLVKVFSYLAENVDPCKVAGDFLRLNSDLPLGRFSLIFDNTVMFSCSLPAANLDRNELVGALQTVAVYADQYDDILKEQYGSEHCAKIQ, encoded by the coding sequence ATGCATAAGTTTCCTCTGTTCAAGGACGGAATCAATGAGGCGCTTCTGAAAAGCGTGGAGCAGAAGACGGACGCCTGGCTGAAGGAACTCTTCGATGAAGGGGACCTGACAAAGGTGGACAACATCACGTCCTTCTCCTTCGGCAGCGCCACTATCCAGGTAATGGTGGTTCCGTGGCATTCTGAGGACGTCCTCGTGAAGGTCTTTTCCTACCTTGCTGAAAACGTGGACCCCTGCAAGGTTGCCGGAGATTTTCTTCGGCTGAATTCAGACCTGCCCCTGGGGCGGTTTTCCCTTATCTTTGATAATACCGTCATGTTCTCCTGTTCTCTGCCTGCGGCGAATCTCGACAGGAACGAACTCGTGGGGGCTCTCCAGACGGTGGCTGTTTACGCGGACCAGTATGACGACATCCTGAAGGAGCAGTACGGCTCCGAACACTGCGCCAAAATCCAGTAG
- a CDS encoding PspA/IM30 family protein encodes MSIFNRMADIFKSNVNEALDRMEDPEKMVKQMIIEMEEGLVKATSGLAKAMANEKNLQKQQAVAANQARQWEEKATMALKGGNTDLAKQALSKKVVYDGQVQQYQAMVTQASNTTSQLRMQLDTLKGKLDEARMKQSTLVARSQTAKTQKEFSTILGTNVGQGAFAKFDKMEKKIEGMEAEAEAFSELSGEGPADDPFKSMEKDMQVDDEMAKLLEKMNLGGGANA; translated from the coding sequence ATGAGTATTTTTAACCGAATGGCGGATATCTTCAAGTCGAACGTGAACGAGGCTCTCGACCGTATGGAGGATCCGGAAAAAATGGTGAAACAGATGATCATCGAGATGGAAGAAGGGCTCGTCAAGGCCACTTCCGGCCTGGCCAAGGCCATGGCCAACGAAAAGAATCTCCAAAAGCAGCAGGCTGTGGCGGCTAACCAGGCGCGGCAGTGGGAGGAAAAAGCAACCATGGCCCTCAAGGGGGGGAATACCGACCTTGCGAAACAGGCCCTCTCTAAAAAGGTCGTTTACGACGGCCAGGTTCAGCAGTACCAGGCAATGGTGACCCAGGCATCCAACACCACGTCTCAGCTTCGGATGCAGCTTGATACCCTCAAGGGGAAGCTGGACGAAGCGAGAATGAAACAGTCGACTCTCGTCGCCAGATCCCAGACGGCGAAAACCCAGAAGGAATTTTCCACCATCCTTGGTACCAACGTGGGGCAGGGGGCTTTCGCGAAGTTCGACAAGATGGAGAAGAAGATCGAAGGCATGGAAGCGGAAGCAGAGGCTTTCTCAGAACTCTCCGGAGAGGGCCCCGCAGATGACCCCTTCAAGTCCATGGAAAAGGATATGCAGGTTGACGACGAGATGGCGAAGCTTCTTGAGAAAATGAACCTTGGAGGCGGGGCAAATGCATAA